The Celeribacter baekdonensis genomic interval AAGTCGGAGAAGCCCATTTCGGAGAGGAAACCGCCGCCCCACTGCCAGGAAGCTTCGATCGGGTAGAAGAAGCCGGTCAGCACGATGACAAAGATGAAGAACGGCCAGATTTTGATACGCTCAGCCAAAGTACCGGACACGATGGACGCGGTGGTCGCACAGAACATCAACTGAAAGAAGAAGTCGGATGCGGTGGAGGCATAATCCAAAGCCGCATCAGCAGCGCCGAGACCAACAGGTTCCATTGTGGCGGTGCCAACAGCACCGAGGAAGCCCGGAATGATCCAAGCATCGCCCGGGTACATCAAGGAGTAGCCGATGAGCCAGTACATGATGGCCGCGATGGAAAACAACACAACGTTTTTCAACAACTGTGTGGTCACGTTTTTGGAGCGTACGAGGCCAGCCTCCAACATCGCAAAGCCCGCAGCCATCCACATGACGAGGAAACCGCCAATGAGGAACAGCAGCGTGGTCATGATATATGGGCCGATTTCGTCAAAGCCCGGCGCAGCCATTTCGGCATCCTGCGCAAAAGCCACAAGCGGAAGCAAAGTCGCCACCGCAGAGGCCGGAATGAGTTTGGTGAGTTTCATGTGTTTCAAGTCCCTTTCGTCTCGGGTAGCGCGACTCAGATCGCGTCGTCGTTGGTTTCGCCGGTACGGACGCGTGTTGCGCCTTCCACGTCGAGAACAAAAATCTTGCCGTCGCCGATCTTGTCGGTTTTGGCAGTGGATGCGATGGTTTCGACAACCTGCTCGGCCATGGCATCACCCACGACGATCTCAAGTTTCACCTTCGGCACAAAGTTCACGGCATATTCTGCGCCGCGATAGATTTCGGTGTGACCAGACTGCGAGCCAAAGCCCTTGATCTCGGTCACCATCATGCCCCGAACGCCGATACCAGTCAGCGCTTCACGGACTTCTTCAAGCTTAAACGGCTTGATTGCAGCAATAATGAGTTTCACGTTTTTCCCCTTCCGTTTGAGCGGGTGACCTCCTCTGCAGGGAGGGCCACGGATGAAGCAAAACGATGTTAAGAGTTCCTTCACAAGGAAAGGCATCGTTGGTACTGCATGTTTTCAGGGCACTTCTGCACAAAAATTATACATTTTGTGCGACGAGATTATTTTTTAGGCAATAAATAAAGCCATCACAGCGACTCGTTTCCCCTCAACATTCCGACAAGCTCTCTGTAAGCTGGTTCATAATTAAAAACGGCAATGATCGAGCAAAGCCCATGACCGAACCCAGACGGGGCAAGAGTAAACTTGTCGCGGAGCGCCGCTATCCTGCGAAAAAGCAGGCTCCAAAGGCACAGACCCAAAAGGCTGCGCCCCAAAAAGCCAAAGCGAAGAAACCCGCAAGATCGCGCAGATCGCCCCGCAAGGCCCCTTCGTCTTTGTTTATGCGCCTGTTTGGCGGGCTGTTCGGGTGGGTGTTCCGTCTGATTTGGATCGTGACATCGCGGGTCGCGTTGGTTGGCGCACTCGTGCTTGGGATTGCGGTGTTTTACATCTACACAACCCTGCCGCAGTTTTCCGACCTCTTGGACGGGCGCGCGCGCGGCTCAGTCACGCTTATGGACCGCAACGGCTCGGTCTTTGCATGGCGCGGCGAACAATTTGGTGGCCAAATCACCGCCGACACCGTGTCGCCCTATCTCAAAGAGGCCATTATCGCCACGGAGGACCGCAGGTTCTACAAACACTTCGGCGTCTCCCCACGCGGGGTTGCCTCTGCAATCAAGATCAACCTGTCCGAAGGCCGCAGTGCGCTCTCCGGTCACGGTGGATCGACGTTGACGCAACAAACGGCCAAGCTGTTGTGCCTCGGCGTGCCTTTTGATCCCAAAACGTGGAAAAATCAGACGGAATACGAAGCCGATTGCCGTCAGGGGTCTCTGACCCGCAAGATCAAAGAGGCTGTCTATGCGCTTGCAATGGAAGCGCGCTATTCCAAGGATGACATCCTTTCTATCTACATGAACCGTGCCTATTTGGGCGCGGGCGCAAACGGCTTTGAAGCCGCCGCACAACGGTATTTTGGTAAATCCGCAGCAGAGGTGAATATTGCAGAATCCGCCATGCTGGCGGGGCTTTTGACGGCACCGTCCCGTTACGCACCCACCAGCAATCTGGAGCGTTCTCAGGAGCGCGCGGGCATCGTGTTGTTGCTGATGAACCAACAGGGCTACATCACCGACGATGAACGCGCCTATGCCAAGGCCCACCCCGCCGAACTGTCCGATACCGCCGAAAAACGCGCGGGCGGGTATTTTGCCGACTGGGTGATGGGGGCAGGCCCGGACTTTTTGACCCGCGACACCACAGAAGATGTGGTGATCGACACGACCTTCGACCAGCGCATTCAAACGGCGGCGGAAGACGCGTTGACATGGGTGTTTGAAAACAAGGTGCGCGAAGGCTCCAAAGCCCAAGCCGCGATCATCGTCATGTCCGCAGACGGCGCCGTGCGCGCCATGGTGGGTGGTCGCAAACTCAAGGTCTCTGGTGCCTTCAACCGCGCGACTCAGGCCAAACGCCAACCCGGCTCCTCATTCAAACCCTTTGTCTATGCCACGGCGCTGGACATGGGTTGGTCCTACGACAGCCCGATTGTCGACGAACCTCTGACCCTTAGCATCCCCGGTTCCGGGCCGTGGTCGCCTCAGAACTATGACCGGAAATTCCACGGCACCGTGACGCTGACCGATGCACTGCGCCACAGCTACAACATCCCGGCGGTGAAACTCGCGATGGATGCGGGGCTGGAAAACGTGCGCACCGTGGCCGAAATGTTTGGCATCGAAAGCGATCTGGCCCAAGGCCCGGCTTTGGCGCTTGGCGCCTCGGAAACCACGCTTTTGGAAATGACCGGCGCTTATGCCGGGATTCTCAATGGCGGCTCTTCTGTGACACCCTATGGTCTCAAATCCCTGCGCCTGAAAGGCGATGACACGCCGTTGATGGGCCAAGATGGCGGGCTTGGCGAGCGGGTGATCACGCCCGAATCCGCGCAAGAGTTGATCTACATGATGTATAACGCGGTCCAATCCGGCACCGGCGAGCGGGCGCAAATTCCGGGTGTCGAAGTGGCGGGTAAAACCGGCACGACGCAGGCCGCGCGCGACGCATGGTTCATGGGCTTCACCGCCGATTATGTTGCGGGCGTCTGGATGGGCTATGATGACAACGCGCCTTTGACCGGGGTCACAGGCGGCGGTCTTCCGGCCGAAATTTGGCAAAAGACGATGGAAAAGGTGCAGGAGGGGCTTGAACCGAAACCCCTGCCAATGATCCGCCCTGCCGCACCGCCCACAGTCAATCCGCAGTTTCCGGGCAACACGGCCTCGTCCAACAGCCGCTCTGGTGACAAGGCCGACAATGTGTTGCTTGATCTGCTTGGGGCGATCTTTGGTGGTGGCAATAACTGATATGTCCAGACCCTAGACACGGACCACAAAATGGCAAAATTCGCCCTGCCCAACCTGAATCGCGGCCATCTGCGGCGTTTGCCGCGCGGGATTTGGGCGTTGGGACTGGTGTCGCTGTGGATGGATATTTCCTCCGAGATGATCCATGCGCTGTTGCCGATCTACCTGGTCAGTGTGATGGGGGCCTCGATGGTCACCGTCGGTGTGATCGAAGGCATGGCCGAGGCCATTGCGGCCATCACCAAACTGTTCTCCGGTGCGCTCAGCGATTGGTTGGGCAAGCGCAAAATCCTTGCTGTGATCGGTTATGGATTGGCCGCCGTGACCAAACCGATCTTTCCGCTGGCCCCAACCATCGGCTGGCTGATTGGCGCACGGTTTATTGACCGGGTGGGCAAGGGCATTCGCGGTGCGCCGCGTGATGCGTTGATCGCCGATCTGGCCCCTGCCGAGTTGCGTGGGGCCAGTTTTGGTCTGCGTCAGACGCTGGACACCATCGGCGCGTTCCTTGGCCCGCTCATCGCCGTTTTGTTGATGTGGCTGACCGCCAACAACATCCCTTTGGTGTTTTGGTTTGCCATTCTTCCGGCCTTTATCGCCGTCACCTTGCTGATCACTTTGGTCCCCGAACCCGAGCGCTCGAAAGACCTGCCCAAGGTCAAATCCCCGCTCAACCTGCGCGATCTACGCCATCTTGGTGCACCGTTTTGGAGTGTCGTCGCGGTGGCCGCAGTATTCACTTTAGCGCGGTTCAGCGAAGCATTTTTGATCCTCAAAGCCCATGCGGAAGGCGCACCCACTGGGTTGATCCCCATCGTCTTGGTGGTGATGAACGTCTTTTACGCACTGGCCGCCTACCCCGCTGGCGTACTGTCAGACGGCACCAGCCGCCTGCGGGTTTTGGCCATTGGCATGGGACTTTTGATCGCGGCGGATCTTACCTTTGCCATGATGCCCGGATTGATCGGCGTTTTTGCCGGACTTGCGCTTTGGGGCGTGCATATGGGATTTTCCCAAGGCGTGTTTTCAAGCCTCGTGGCCGACACGGCCCCCACCCATCTGCGCGGCACCGCCTTTGGCATGCTGAACCTGATCACCGGGGTCGCCATTTTACTGGCCAGTGTGCTCGCCGGTCTTTTATGGGACACAGTGGGGGCGCAAGGTACGTTTCTTGCGGGCGCAGCTTTGGCCTGTGTGGCGCTTGTTGGCCTGATGCCTATGCACCGGATGTTGCATCCCGCGTGACCCTCACAACATAAAAACGCGCCCCTGAGGGCGCGCTTTTCGTGTCAGTTGAACTGCGATTTAAAGCAAAGAGGCCGTCAGCTTGTCGATATTACCACCAACCTTATCAAGTTTTGCGCCGATTTCAGCGCGCTCAGATTTCAACAAAGAAATCCCCTCAATGGTCAGGTCGATAAACTTGCCGGATTTGTCGGCCACGATGAAAGAAATCGCAAAAGGCGGCTCGCCTTTCAAAATCGCAGTACAGCGCACGTCATAGATCGAATTGACCTTTTGCGTGGTGTTGACCTCGATCTTGCCACCGATGAATTCGCGGAAGCGCGAGCCATACTTGCGCGCGATATAGGTTTGAAACGCCTTGGTGAAGGCCGCCATTTGTGCCGAAGAGGCCGACCGCGCTGGCGGGCCAATCACGGAGCGTGAAATATTTGGCATATCGGCGTAACGCACCAAAGTGCGTTCGAAATCAACATACATCGCCGCCTCGGATTTACCCGAATTGATGATGGCGTTGATGTCGCCCACAACCTTGTCGATCAACACCTCTGCCTGACCTGCTGAAAAGGCAAACCCAGCCGTCGGAAAAACGGCAACGGCCGCCATAGAGGTCAAAAGCGCCCGACGGGACAGCCCAAAGTTACGCGAGAAGTTACTCATAGAAATCCTCATAAATATCGTAGGGTGTGGCCTGACCCTCGGCGCTGTCGCTTGCTCCGATCGGAGTCCCAAGCTCATAGTGGCGATTGTCCAGATAGGTCAGACGCATCTGTGCATAGCCATCGGCGCTGTCATACACGAGAGACTCGTAAAGGTCCGAATAACGATAGCGTGTGTCGGCCAATTTCGCAACTTTCAGCCCGGTTTTGTAGCTGCTTTCCGGTTTGCCAAACACATGTCCAATCGGGTCCAGTGCGATATCGACAACCAAGCCCAAAGCATCGCGCTCGGTCGAGGGTCCATAGACCGGAAGGACAACATAGGCCCCCTCGCCCACACCCCAGCGATGCAGAGTTTCGCCAAAATCACTGTCGCGCGGTTCAAGCCCCATGCTGGTCGCCGGATCAAACAGGCCCGCGAGTCCAACGGTCGCGTTGACCAAAAAGCGCGCCGTGTTGTGCACCGCATCGCCCAATTGCACCTGCAACACATCGTTGACCACTGTGCCCGGGATCGACAGCGTATCAGACACATTCGCCAAACCTTTGCGCAACGGGTCCGGCACCACCGTGCCGTAGGCCGTTGAGACCGGTTTGATCACCGCACGGTCCAGCGCCACGTTGGTGTCATGCCAACTGCGGTTGGTTTCTTCGTAGGGGTCATTGATCCCGCCCACACTGTTTGGGCCGGAACAGCCGGCCAACAGGGCAACAATCAAAACGGGCGCTAGGCGAATTACGTTGAATTTTATCATGGATTGATCTGGTGACAGCCCCAAATGAGAACGCTATACCCGCCACATAATGGTGATGTGGCGAAAGCCCAATGTTAACACTGTTTGTGTTATCGAGATGTGACAAAGATTCAACAGGTGGTGACGCCAGAGCGGCGAATAAGCCCTCAAAATCGGCAAATTGACGCAAATTGAGCGAATGACTCCCCTATGACGCAAGACCAAACCCGGCAAGGCCAACATGAACTCGCCTCGGTCCGCCGCCGCTCCCGGGGCCTCTTTTGGGCCACAGGGGTGTTTTCCGTCTGCGTCAATCTGTTGATGCTCACCGGCCCGTTGTTCATGCTCCAAGTCTATGATCGTGTGTTGGGGTCAGGATCCGAGGCCACGTTGGTGGCGCTTTTCGTTATTGTTGCCTTTCTCTATCTGATGATGGGCCTGCTTGATGGCATTCGCGGCCGCGTCTTGTCGCGGATTGCCGCGCGGTTCCAATCTGATCTCGAAACGCGCGTGTTTCATGCCGCCATGTTGCGCGCCGCACGCAAGCCGCGCGACAAAAGCCA includes:
- a CDS encoding MlaA family lipoprotein; the encoded protein is MIKFNVIRLAPVLIVALLAGCSGPNSVGGINDPYEETNRSWHDTNVALDRAVIKPVSTAYGTVVPDPLRKGLANVSDTLSIPGTVVNDVLQVQLGDAVHNTARFLVNATVGLAGLFDPATSMGLEPRDSDFGETLHRWGVGEGAYVVLPVYGPSTERDALGLVVDIALDPIGHVFGKPESSYKTGLKVAKLADTRYRYSDLYESLVYDSADGYAQMRLTYLDNRHYELGTPIGASDSAEGQATPYDIYEDFYE
- a CDS encoding transglycosylase domain-containing protein; protein product: MTEPRRGKSKLVAERRYPAKKQAPKAQTQKAAPQKAKAKKPARSRRSPRKAPSSLFMRLFGGLFGWVFRLIWIVTSRVALVGALVLGIAVFYIYTTLPQFSDLLDGRARGSVTLMDRNGSVFAWRGEQFGGQITADTVSPYLKEAIIATEDRRFYKHFGVSPRGVASAIKINLSEGRSALSGHGGSTLTQQTAKLLCLGVPFDPKTWKNQTEYEADCRQGSLTRKIKEAVYALAMEARYSKDDILSIYMNRAYLGAGANGFEAAAQRYFGKSAAEVNIAESAMLAGLLTAPSRYAPTSNLERSQERAGIVLLLMNQQGYITDDERAYAKAHPAELSDTAEKRAGGYFADWVMGAGPDFLTRDTTEDVVIDTTFDQRIQTAAEDALTWVFENKVREGSKAQAAIIVMSADGAVRAMVGGRKLKVSGAFNRATQAKRQPGSSFKPFVYATALDMGWSYDSPIVDEPLTLSIPGSGPWSPQNYDRKFHGTVTLTDALRHSYNIPAVKLAMDAGLENVRTVAEMFGIESDLAQGPALALGASETTLLEMTGAYAGILNGGSSVTPYGLKSLRLKGDDTPLMGQDGGLGERVITPESAQELIYMMYNAVQSGTGERAQIPGVEVAGKTGTTQAARDAWFMGFTADYVAGVWMGYDDNAPLTGVTGGGLPAEIWQKTMEKVQEGLEPKPLPMIRPAAPPTVNPQFPGNTASSNSRSGDKADNVLLDLLGAIFGGGNN
- a CDS encoding MFS transporter codes for the protein MAKFALPNLNRGHLRRLPRGIWALGLVSLWMDISSEMIHALLPIYLVSVMGASMVTVGVIEGMAEAIAAITKLFSGALSDWLGKRKILAVIGYGLAAVTKPIFPLAPTIGWLIGARFIDRVGKGIRGAPRDALIADLAPAELRGASFGLRQTLDTIGAFLGPLIAVLLMWLTANNIPLVFWFAILPAFIAVTLLITLVPEPERSKDLPKVKSPLNLRDLRHLGAPFWSVVAVAAVFTLARFSEAFLILKAHAEGAPTGLIPIVLVVMNVFYALAAYPAGVLSDGTSRLRVLAIGMGLLIAADLTFAMMPGLIGVFAGLALWGVHMGFSQGVFSSLVADTAPTHLRGTAFGMLNLITGVAILLASVLAGLLWDTVGAQGTFLAGAALACVALVGLMPMHRMLHPA
- a CDS encoding P-II family nitrogen regulator produces the protein MKLIIAAIKPFKLEEVREALTGIGVRGMMVTEIKGFGSQSGHTEIYRGAEYAVNFVPKVKLEIVVGDAMAEQVVETIASTAKTDKIGDGKIFVLDVEGATRVRTGETNDDAI
- a CDS encoding MlaC/ttg2D family ABC transporter substrate-binding protein, translated to MSNFSRNFGLSRRALLTSMAAVAVFPTAGFAFSAGQAEVLIDKVVGDINAIINSGKSEAAMYVDFERTLVRYADMPNISRSVIGPPARSASSAQMAAFTKAFQTYIARKYGSRFREFIGGKIEVNTTQKVNSIYDVRCTAILKGEPPFAISFIVADKSGKFIDLTIEGISLLKSERAEIGAKLDKVGGNIDKLTASLL